One genomic region from Sinorhizobium numidicum encodes:
- a CDS encoding efflux RND transporter permease subunit: MKPFNLSDWALEHRSLVWYFMIVFILAGTFSYFNLGREEDPAFTIKTMIINAQWPGASAEEMTRQVTDRIEKKLEELDALDVTRSETVAGQTTVYVELLATTKARDVTGNWLRVRNMINDIKGEFPSGVVGPFFNDTFGDVYGNIYAFRSDGLTQRQLRDLVEDARAKLLTVPNAGKIDIIGAQDEAVYLEFSTRKIAALGIDRQSVIETLQAQNAVAQSGFVDAGPERIALRVGGQFTNEESLRAINLRVNDRFFPLTDVATIKRGYVDPPFSLFRFNGQPAIGLAIGMTAGANLTNFGHALDEEMKRVVADLPIGVSVERVSDQPAVVEEAVSGFTKALFEAIAIVLAISFISLGLRAGLVVAISIPLVLAITFVVMEYTGISLQRISLGALIIALGLLVDDAMIAVEMMVARLESGDDLRKAATYVYTSTAFPMLTGTLVTVAGFIPIGLNNSAAGEFTFTLFVVIAVSLVVSWVVAVLFTPLLGVVILPKTMKSHHERKGRTARGFAWLLRVAMRWRWVTITATIAVFGLSLAGLGLVQQQFFPASDRVELIVDWSMPQNTTIAETNRQMTQFEQEKLVGNPDIDHWTTHVGEGAPRFILSYDVQTPAVWFGQIVIVAKDLEARDRLRADLQVHVAKTFPGTDAFVKLLDIGPPVGKPVQYRVSGPDIQTVRELSHRLGSIVNRHPLIANMTYDWNEPSRVVKVDVLQDKARQLGVTSEDIANVLNSVVAGSSATQIRDSIYLIDVIGRAQDTERGSIDTLRNLQLPGSNGKSVPLSAVAKFRYELEQPMIAKRDRIPTVTVEAAVTGSIQPATIVEQLKPEVEKFTKTLPAGYKVEVGGSVESSADAQGPIAAVAPLMLFAMATILMVQLQSFSRLFLVFAVAPLALIGVVAALLLSNAPMGFVAILGVLALIGILIRNSVILVVQIEHLRSEGVPPWRAVVEATEHRMRPILLTAAAATLALIPISREVFWGPMAYAMMGGIVVGTVLTLLFLPALYVAWFRIPREEPNISPEAAQA, translated from the coding sequence TTGAAACCGTTCAACCTCTCAGACTGGGCGCTCGAGCATCGTTCGCTCGTCTGGTATTTTATGATTGTCTTCATCCTTGCAGGCACGTTTTCCTATTTCAACCTCGGCCGTGAAGAAGACCCTGCCTTTACCATCAAGACGATGATTATCAACGCGCAGTGGCCGGGTGCGTCCGCGGAAGAAATGACCCGTCAGGTGACGGACAGGATCGAGAAGAAACTGGAGGAGCTCGACGCGCTCGACGTCACGCGGAGCGAGACGGTTGCCGGCCAGACCACGGTCTACGTTGAATTGCTTGCGACCACCAAAGCAAGGGACGTGACGGGCAATTGGCTTCGCGTCCGCAACATGATCAACGACATCAAGGGCGAATTTCCCAGCGGCGTCGTCGGTCCGTTCTTCAATGACACCTTCGGCGACGTTTACGGCAACATCTATGCCTTCAGATCCGACGGCCTGACGCAGCGCCAACTTCGCGATCTGGTGGAAGACGCCAGGGCGAAGCTTCTGACGGTTCCGAATGCCGGCAAGATCGACATCATCGGGGCTCAGGATGAAGCCGTCTATCTTGAATTTTCGACCCGCAAGATCGCGGCGCTCGGCATCGACCGCCAATCCGTTATCGAAACGCTTCAAGCTCAGAACGCGGTGGCGCAGTCCGGCTTCGTGGATGCAGGACCGGAGCGGATCGCGTTGCGCGTCGGTGGCCAGTTTACGAACGAAGAGAGCTTGAGGGCCATCAATCTCAGAGTGAACGATCGCTTTTTCCCGCTAACCGACGTCGCGACGATCAAGCGAGGGTATGTCGATCCGCCGTTCTCGCTCTTCCGCTTCAACGGACAACCCGCAATAGGCCTGGCAATTGGCATGACGGCGGGTGCCAATCTAACGAACTTTGGCCACGCTCTGGACGAGGAAATGAAGCGCGTCGTGGCCGATCTCCCGATCGGCGTGAGCGTGGAGCGGGTTTCCGACCAGCCGGCCGTCGTGGAAGAAGCCGTGTCCGGTTTTACGAAAGCTCTGTTTGAGGCAATCGCTATCGTTTTGGCGATCAGCTTCATTAGCCTTGGGTTGCGCGCTGGGCTGGTGGTCGCGATCTCGATCCCGCTTGTCCTGGCGATCACGTTCGTCGTTATGGAATATACGGGCATCTCGCTGCAGCGCATTTCGCTCGGAGCCTTGATCATCGCATTGGGGCTCCTCGTCGACGACGCCATGATCGCCGTTGAGATGATGGTGGCGCGCCTGGAGTCGGGCGACGATCTGCGAAAAGCGGCCACCTATGTCTACACGTCGACTGCCTTTCCGATGCTGACAGGCACGCTTGTCACTGTCGCCGGGTTTATTCCGATCGGCCTTAACAACAGCGCGGCGGGCGAATTCACCTTCACCCTGTTCGTCGTCATTGCGGTTTCGCTCGTGGTGTCCTGGGTTGTGGCCGTCCTCTTCACGCCGTTGCTGGGCGTGGTGATCCTGCCCAAGACAATGAAGTCCCACCATGAGCGAAAGGGACGTACTGCGCGGGGATTTGCCTGGCTCTTGCGAGTTGCCATGCGCTGGCGCTGGGTTACGATCACCGCCACCATTGCTGTTTTCGGCCTCTCGCTCGCCGGTCTTGGCCTTGTGCAGCAGCAGTTCTTCCCAGCATCCGACCGCGTCGAATTGATCGTCGACTGGAGCATGCCCCAAAACACCACGATAGCGGAAACGAACCGCCAGATGACGCAGTTCGAACAGGAGAAACTCGTCGGCAACCCCGACATCGACCACTGGACCACGCATGTCGGGGAAGGCGCGCCGCGGTTCATTCTGTCTTATGACGTCCAGACCCCGGCTGTCTGGTTCGGGCAGATCGTCATCGTCGCCAAGGACCTGGAAGCTCGGGACAGGCTGCGCGCAGACTTGCAGGTCCATGTCGCGAAGACCTTTCCCGGTACCGACGCTTTCGTGAAACTCCTGGATATCGGCCCGCCGGTGGGCAAGCCCGTTCAGTACCGCGTCAGCGGTCCGGACATCCAGACAGTACGTGAGCTGTCGCATCGCCTGGGGTCCATCGTCAATCGGCATCCTCTCATCGCCAACATGACCTATGACTGGAACGAGCCCTCGCGCGTCGTGAAGGTGGATGTGCTCCAGGACAAGGCTCGCCAGCTTGGCGTCACCTCAGAGGATATCGCCAACGTGCTCAACAGCGTCGTCGCGGGGTCCTCGGCAACGCAAATTCGCGACAGCATCTACCTCATCGATGTGATCGGTAGGGCGCAAGACACTGAGCGAGGCTCGATCGACACGCTCAGAAACCTCCAACTTCCGGGATCGAACGGCAAGTCCGTCCCGCTTTCGGCAGTCGCCAAGTTCCGCTACGAGCTCGAACAGCCCATGATCGCGAAAAGGGATCGCATCCCCACCGTCACAGTCGAGGCCGCGGTCACCGGGTCTATACAGCCCGCCACTATCGTGGAACAGCTCAAGCCAGAGGTCGAAAAGTTCACGAAAACTCTTCCTGCGGGATACAAGGTCGAGGTCGGGGGCTCGGTGGAATCGAGCGCCGATGCGCAAGGGCCGATCGCCGCAGTCGCCCCGCTCATGCTGTTCGCCATGGCGACGATCCTGATGGTCCAGCTCCAGAGCTTCAGCCGCCTGTTCCTAGTCTTCGCAGTCGCTCCCCTTGCTCTTATCGGCGTCGTGGCGGCACTTCTTCTCAGCAACGCTCCGATGGGCTTCGTCGCGATCCTCGGCGTGCTCGCACTGATCGGCATCCTGATCCGCAATTCGGTCATCCTCGTGGTCCAGATCGAGCATCTGCGCAGCGAGGGCGTGCCGCCGTGGCGAGCGGTGGTCGAGGCGACGGAACACCGCATGCGCCCGATCTTGCTGACCGCCGCGGCCGCGACGCTCGCCCTTATCCCCATCTCCCGGGAAGTCTTCTGGGGACCAATGGCTTATGCCATGATGGGCGGGATCGTCGTCGGAACGGTGCTGACGCTTCTCTTCCTTCCGGCGCTTTATGTGGCCTGGTTCCGGATACCGCGCGAAGAACCGAATATCTCCCCGGAAGCTGCACAAGCTTGA
- a CDS encoding carbon-nitrogen hydrolase family protein: MIQNGNLKRRVRARAAKTGESYTAALHHIRQPSAKLAIHSIRLAVAQTSLFKDPRDKFALRASGTELRALMMDAHRAGARVIHFPEGATCSPNKRLMSESGPKEIGPSDWGRYDWATLRSELAATSELAKKLKLWTVLGSVHQLTPPHRPHNSLYVISDCGTLVTRYDERMLSNTKISFMYSPEKLPVTFEVYGVRFGCALGMESHYPELFTEYERLEADCVLFSTTGEIPSAAPAFAAEVLGHAATNMYWVSYAAHAPQSVAIPAGIASPDGRWAAQCAADGSTSISVTDVTIDREHPARPWRRSARA; the protein is encoded by the coding sequence ATGATCCAAAACGGAAATCTCAAACGTCGTGTACGCGCTCGCGCGGCAAAGACCGGCGAATCTTACACCGCAGCTCTTCACCACATCCGCCAGCCATCGGCCAAGCTTGCCATCCACTCAATACGGCTTGCTGTGGCGCAAACCTCTCTATTTAAAGATCCTCGCGACAAGTTTGCGCTTCGAGCGAGTGGGACGGAGCTGCGCGCCCTGATGATGGACGCTCATAGAGCAGGCGCTCGCGTAATCCATTTCCCTGAAGGCGCGACATGCTCGCCCAACAAGCGGCTTATGTCAGAGAGCGGCCCCAAGGAGATCGGCCCCTCAGACTGGGGACGGTACGACTGGGCGACTTTGCGTTCAGAATTGGCGGCCACCAGCGAGCTGGCGAAGAAATTGAAGCTATGGACGGTGCTTGGGTCCGTCCATCAGCTCACACCTCCTCATCGGCCGCATAATAGCCTCTACGTCATATCTGATTGCGGAACACTGGTGACCCGCTACGATGAGCGCATGCTATCGAATACCAAAATTTCCTTTATGTATTCGCCTGAAAAATTGCCGGTGACATTCGAAGTGTATGGCGTGCGGTTCGGCTGCGCACTCGGGATGGAATCACACTATCCAGAGTTATTCACGGAGTATGAGCGGCTTGAGGCAGATTGCGTTCTGTTCTCGACTACAGGCGAAATCCCTTCCGCCGCCCCAGCTTTCGCCGCGGAGGTGTTGGGCCACGCTGCCACCAATATGTATTGGGTCAGCTACGCAGCTCACGCGCCGCAAAGCGTAGCTATTCCTGCTGGGATAGCATCGCCAGATGGCCGCTGGGCAGCCCAATGCGCGGCAGATGGCTCAACTTCGATCTCCGTCACCGATGTTACCATTGACCGGGAGCATCCGGCGCGGCCCTGGCGGCGAAGCGCTCGCGCCTAA
- a CDS encoding TetR/AcrR family transcriptional regulator, protein MKKLTRAEQKALRPAQILDAAFEEFIEQGYTAARVEDIAARIGVTKGTVYVYFPTKEVLFSAMARHIAVPFEDVLADAKKLNGSCAERLRSLILLFYERVMEDRRTRELLRFAISEGVRFPQLIDDHYAELIEPILVTGQALIDEGVRQGEFRDGPAALARVILAPALALIVEALIHDGRRDLETPRYIEAHLDLALHGLAAASS, encoded by the coding sequence ATGAAAAAGCTGACGCGTGCTGAACAGAAGGCTCTCCGACCTGCCCAGATTCTCGATGCTGCCTTTGAGGAATTTATCGAACAAGGCTACACGGCGGCGCGCGTAGAAGATATCGCCGCGCGCATAGGAGTGACAAAGGGCACGGTCTATGTCTACTTTCCCACGAAGGAAGTTCTGTTTTCTGCCATGGCACGGCATATTGCAGTACCGTTCGAGGACGTTCTAGCCGACGCCAAGAAACTGAACGGAAGTTGCGCGGAGCGGCTGAGGTCGCTGATCCTGCTTTTCTACGAACGGGTGATGGAGGACCGCAGAACCCGGGAATTGCTGCGCTTCGCTATCTCTGAGGGTGTGCGTTTCCCCCAACTCATTGATGACCACTATGCAGAGCTCATAGAGCCGATCCTCGTCACGGGGCAGGCGCTCATCGATGAAGGTGTCCGTCAGGGTGAGTTTCGGGACGGGCCTGCGGCGCTTGCACGTGTCATACTTGCGCCTGCGTTGGCGTTGATTGTCGAAGCGCTGATCCACGACGGTCGTCGCGATCTTGAAACGCCGAGATATATCGAGGCCCATCTTGATCTGGCCTTACATGGTCTTGCTGCCGCTAGCAGTTGA
- a CDS encoding efflux RND transporter periplasmic adaptor subunit — protein MAHSTTGIFLGLSIACLMACAPQEDARQKNARHVETVAVQAVPVSETTSTTGEISARVQSDLSFRVSGRIIARLVDVGDHVEAGQVLARLDTKEQTADLQVALANLQSAEAQQTQARQAFDRQQSLFTTGVTTRAALDNAREALLTTQATVQSAQAQLDTARDTLGQTDLKADANGIITARNAEVGQVAQAAQLIFTLAHDGPRDAVINANESALLGRALEDVAEVRLLSGEDKFRAKVREVSPAIDTTTGTIRVKLALENAPDVPLGSAVIATARYKPETVIELPWSAMASHAGRTAVWLVDPKTSAVSLHPVEVTAYASGRFSVESGLSAGDIVVSNGTKFLSEGDLVSYEGAAR, from the coding sequence ATGGCACATTCAACAACAGGTATTTTTCTAGGGCTTTCCATCGCATGCCTCATGGCCTGCGCTCCTCAAGAAGACGCTCGACAGAAAAACGCGCGACATGTGGAGACGGTTGCTGTTCAAGCCGTACCGGTGTCGGAAACCACTTCGACGACTGGCGAGATCAGCGCCAGGGTTCAGTCCGATCTTTCATTCCGCGTCAGCGGTCGCATTATCGCACGGCTGGTCGATGTCGGCGATCACGTCGAGGCTGGGCAGGTTCTCGCACGCCTCGATACGAAAGAGCAGACGGCTGACCTCCAGGTGGCACTTGCCAATCTCCAATCTGCGGAGGCGCAGCAGACGCAGGCGCGGCAGGCATTCGACAGGCAGCAGAGCCTTTTCACCACAGGCGTCACCACAAGGGCCGCCCTCGATAACGCGCGCGAAGCTCTTTTAACGACACAGGCCACGGTTCAGTCCGCACAGGCCCAGTTGGATACGGCCCGCGATACGCTTGGCCAGACGGACCTCAAGGCGGATGCCAACGGAATCATTACTGCGAGGAACGCCGAAGTAGGTCAGGTGGCGCAGGCCGCCCAACTTATTTTCACGCTCGCCCATGACGGTCCCCGAGACGCCGTGATCAATGCCAATGAGTCCGCTCTTCTCGGACGCGCACTTGAGGACGTCGCCGAGGTCAGACTCCTGTCGGGCGAAGACAAGTTTCGGGCAAAGGTCCGCGAAGTATCGCCAGCCATCGACACCACGACTGGGACGATCCGGGTGAAGCTCGCTCTCGAAAATGCGCCTGACGTTCCCCTGGGGAGCGCCGTGATAGCCACCGCGCGGTACAAGCCTGAGACCGTCATCGAGTTGCCCTGGTCGGCCATGGCCTCCCATGCGGGGCGGACGGCCGTCTGGCTCGTCGATCCGAAGACGAGCGCCGTTTCCCTCCATCCCGTGGAGGTCACAGCCTATGCCAGTGGACGCTTCTCCGTCGAATCCGGCCTGTCTGCCGGTGACATTGTCGTTTCGAACGGCACCAAATTTCTCAGCGAGGGCGACCTCGTGTCTTATGAAGGAGCCGCCAGATGA
- a CDS encoding PLP-dependent aminotransferase family protein, protein MQGYVWRSRGISCDLCQIIVVNGSQQALDLCVRVLVNPGDRVVVEDPCYAMAKNVMLAVGANIVAVPCGAHGIDTTKLPEAGDIVVAYVTPSHQFPLGGVLPAAHRQALMEWAASANAYVIEDDYDSEYRYNVDPIPPRYLSAQGRVIYVGTVSKTLPPTLRLGYVVLPHPLVLLSMPSSIASGLPTGTHPRSSKRLSPR, encoded by the coding sequence TTGCAGGGCTACGTCTGGCGGTCAAGGGGCATCAGCTGCGATCTCTGCCAGATCATCGTTGTAAACGGATCGCAGCAGGCACTGGATCTCTGTGTTCGGGTCCTTGTCAATCCCGGCGACCGCGTCGTGGTCGAAGACCCGTGCTATGCCATGGCCAAGAACGTGATGCTCGCCGTCGGAGCAAACATCGTTGCCGTACCCTGTGGCGCTCATGGCATAGACACCACGAAGCTTCCCGAGGCTGGCGACATCGTGGTGGCATATGTGACGCCCAGCCACCAGTTTCCCCTGGGAGGGGTGTTGCCTGCTGCGCATCGCCAAGCATTGATGGAGTGGGCCGCGTCGGCAAATGCTTATGTCATCGAGGATGACTACGACAGCGAGTATCGGTACAACGTTGACCCCATTCCGCCTCGCTATCTGTCTGCGCAAGGCCGCGTCATCTATGTCGGAACGGTCTCAAAGACCCTGCCGCCGACGCTCAGGCTCGGATACGTCGTGCTCCCGCATCCTCTTGTCCTCTTGTCGATGCCTTCATCGATTGCAAGCGGATTGCCGACCGGCACACATCCACGTTCGAGCAAGAGGCTCTCGCCGCGCTGA
- a CDS encoding efflux RND transporter periplasmic adaptor subunit, which produces MKIDCRLMALLAAAALLSACQKEEDAASLAPRPVLSQLAEPVPQAAFTLPGTVQARIETQFSFRILGRVIARNVQVGDLVKKGAVLAAIDPVALELAVKSAQSDLANSQAQLANARITEDRQRTLLERQTGARATFETAEQERKTAEAAVAKAQANLDKANEQLSYSRLLAEFDGVVTATAAEVGQVVSPGQSVATVARPEERDAVVDVPEAAGDQLKPGASFDVALQLDPRIHARGVVREITPEADDATRTRRTRLTLIDPPEALRLGSVITASSLGEVKTLIRLPSSAIRTEGSQAFVWIVNDATGEVTSGPVTLAEQAVEGGLVTVTDGIKPGERIVTAGVNTLVNGQTVRIDQETIN; this is translated from the coding sequence ATGAAAATCGATTGCCGCCTGATGGCGCTTTTGGCAGCGGCCGCGCTGCTGTCGGCTTGCCAGAAGGAAGAGGATGCAGCATCGCTGGCTCCTCGCCCGGTCCTATCTCAGTTAGCCGAACCGGTCCCGCAGGCGGCATTCACTCTGCCGGGCACTGTCCAGGCCCGCATCGAGACCCAGTTCAGCTTCCGCATTCTGGGCCGTGTCATCGCCCGCAACGTTCAGGTGGGTGACCTCGTCAAGAAGGGCGCCGTCTTGGCGGCGATCGATCCGGTGGCGCTTGAGCTGGCTGTCAAAAGCGCGCAGTCCGATCTTGCCAACAGCCAGGCGCAACTTGCCAACGCCCGCATCACAGAAGACCGGCAGAGAACTCTGCTCGAGAGACAGACCGGCGCCAGGGCTACCTTTGAAACTGCGGAGCAGGAGCGCAAAACCGCAGAAGCGGCGGTCGCCAAGGCGCAGGCGAATCTGGACAAGGCGAACGAACAGCTGAGCTATTCGCGCCTGCTCGCCGAATTCGACGGTGTGGTCACCGCGACCGCCGCCGAGGTGGGCCAAGTCGTCTCGCCGGGGCAGAGTGTTGCTACGGTCGCGCGACCGGAAGAGCGCGACGCGGTGGTCGACGTGCCCGAAGCCGCCGGCGACCAGTTGAAGCCAGGCGCATCCTTCGACGTCGCCTTGCAACTTGATCCCCGCATTCACGCCAGGGGCGTGGTCCGCGAGATCACGCCCGAGGCGGACGACGCGACGCGCACGCGACGCACACGGTTGACGCTGATCGATCCGCCTGAGGCACTCAGGCTCGGCTCGGTCATAACGGCCAGTTCCCTGGGTGAGGTGAAGACTTTAATCCGGCTGCCATCCTCAGCGATCCGGACAGAGGGATCGCAGGCATTCGTCTGGATCGTCAACGACGCGACCGGGGAGGTCACCTCCGGCCCGGTCACGCTTGCTGAACAAGCCGTCGAAGGTGGGCTTGTCACCGTGACCGACGGGATCAAACCCGGTGAGAGGATCGTCACCGCTGGCGTCAACACGCTCGTAAACGGCCAGACCGTTCGCATCGATCAGGAGACCATCAATTGA